The following proteins come from a genomic window of Azoarcus sp. PA01:
- a CDS encoding FAD-binding oxidoreductase, which translates to MDRLQKAELDDFRAHFHGNVLLPDDAGYDEVRQIWNAMTDRRPGLIARCTSPEDVVQAVKLARQHNLLVSIRGGGHNIAGNAVCDDGLMIDLSLMKKVQVDRNARRASVEPGCTLADFDAAAQTHGLATPLGINSTTGVAGLTLGGGFGWLSRKHGMTVDNLLSAHVVTADGHQVHASETENDDLFWGLRGGGGNFGIVTSFEFQLHPVGPNVLSGLIVFPFDQAKSVLTQFARFTETIPDDLTVWMVTRKAPPLPFLPEDVHGKEIVALALCYVGDPVEGEKLIEPLRGFGTIHGEHIGVQPYTAWQQAFDPLLTPGARNYWKSHNFSQLSAGAIDVIIESAGMLPSPQCEIFVGTIGGQTARVAPEAMAYSARDANYVMNVHARWESAGEDQRCIAWARDFFAKSQPFASGGAYINFLTQDETDRIAFAYGATYDRLVELKKKYDPTNLFRMNQNIKPV; encoded by the coding sequence ATGGATCGCTTACAAAAAGCCGAGCTCGATGACTTCCGAGCGCACTTCCATGGAAATGTGCTTCTCCCTGACGATGCGGGCTACGACGAGGTACGCCAAATCTGGAACGCCATGACGGACCGGAGGCCCGGGCTGATAGCCCGCTGCACGTCGCCTGAAGACGTCGTTCAGGCCGTCAAGCTCGCGCGCCAGCACAACCTGCTCGTCTCCATCCGAGGGGGCGGGCACAACATCGCGGGCAATGCCGTCTGCGACGACGGTCTCATGATCGATCTCTCGCTGATGAAGAAGGTCCAGGTGGACCGGAACGCCCGCCGGGCGAGCGTCGAGCCGGGCTGCACGCTCGCCGACTTCGACGCCGCCGCGCAGACGCACGGCCTCGCGACGCCGCTGGGCATCAACTCGACGACGGGCGTTGCCGGCCTGACGCTCGGCGGCGGCTTCGGGTGGCTGAGCAGAAAGCACGGCATGACCGTCGACAACCTGCTCTCCGCGCACGTCGTCACGGCCGATGGCCACCAGGTGCACGCCAGCGAAACCGAAAACGATGACCTCTTCTGGGGGCTGCGGGGTGGCGGGGGGAACTTCGGTATTGTCACGAGCTTCGAGTTCCAGCTCCATCCGGTCGGGCCGAACGTGCTGAGCGGGCTCATCGTATTCCCGTTCGACCAGGCGAAGTCAGTGCTTACGCAGTTCGCCCGCTTCACGGAAACGATACCGGACGACCTCACCGTCTGGATGGTCACCCGCAAGGCGCCCCCGCTGCCCTTCCTGCCCGAAGACGTCCACGGAAAAGAGATCGTCGCGCTCGCCCTGTGCTATGTGGGTGACCCCGTCGAGGGCGAGAAACTGATCGAGCCGCTGCGCGGGTTCGGCACGATACACGGTGAGCATATCGGCGTGCAACCGTACACCGCCTGGCAGCAGGCCTTCGATCCACTGTTGACGCCCGGTGCGCGCAACTACTGGAAGTCGCATAACTTTTCGCAGCTCAGCGCGGGTGCGATCGACGTCATCATCGAATCCGCCGGCATGCTGCCCTCGCCGCAGTGCGAGATCTTCGTCGGCACGATCGGCGGCCAGACGGCCCGTGTAGCGCCCGAGGCGATGGCCTACTCGGCCCGAGACGCCAACTACGTGATGAACGTGCACGCCCGCTGGGAGTCGGCCGGCGAGGACCAACGCTGCATCGCGTGGGCGCGCGATTTTTTCGCCAAGTCACAGCCGTTCGCCAGCGGCGGCGCGTACATCAACTTCCTCACCCAGGACGAAACCGACCGCATCGCGTTCGCCTACGGGGCGACGTACGACCGGCTGGTGGAGCTCAAGAAGAAGTACGACCCGACGAACCTCTTCCGGATGAACCAGAACATCAAGCCGGTTTGA
- a CDS encoding NAD(P)H-dependent oxidoreductase has protein sequence MALRLGQASANGRGHRRASAHQIGQHLMKILLIVYHTMTGGTLQMAQAAADGAAADGAVAVRLLHAKEVGADDVLAADGYIFATPENLAAISGQMKDFFDRTYYPVLDRINGRPYATLVCAGSDGSNAARQIERIATGWRLKAVAPPLIVCTHAQTPEDILRAKHIEASELERCTELGGGIAAGLAMGIF, from the coding sequence GTGGCCCTCCGCCTTGGGCAAGCCAGCGCGAACGGCCGAGGGCATCGGCGCGCTTCAGCGCACCAGATTGGCCAGCATCTCATGAAGATTTTGTTGATCGTCTATCACACCATGACCGGCGGCACGCTGCAGATGGCGCAGGCCGCCGCCGACGGGGCCGCCGCCGACGGGGCGGTCGCGGTGCGCCTGCTGCATGCGAAGGAGGTCGGCGCCGACGACGTGCTGGCCGCGGACGGCTACATTTTCGCGACGCCGGAGAACCTCGCCGCCATTTCGGGCCAGATGAAGGACTTCTTCGACCGCACCTATTATCCCGTCCTGGACCGCATCAACGGCCGGCCCTATGCGACACTCGTCTGCGCGGGCAGCGATGGCAGCAACGCGGCACGGCAGATCGAACGCATCGCGACCGGGTGGCGGCTGAAAGCGGTCGCGCCGCCGTTGATCGTCTGCACGCATGCTCAAACGCCCGAGGACATCCTGCGCGCGAAACACATCGAAGCCAGCGAGCTCGAGCGCTGCACGGAACTGGGCGGTGGGATTGCAGCCGGTCTGGCGATGGGAATCTTTTGA
- a CDS encoding enoyl-CoA hydratase-related protein: MADTVLLDVSNRVATLTLNRPAQLNALSIEMMQDLLGVVRELRDLKDVDVVVVVGAGDHFMAGGDLKDFATQFHLGPQARMVAFRAIIEKHINPAVEMLQSLHQPVIAKVRGACAGFGLSLMLGCDLALCADSAKFTTAYSSIGLAADGGLTYFLPRVVGSRKALELLLLAERFDATEALRLGLVNRVLPSAELDGETDKLVARLQAGPREAYGEIKRLVASSYDTQLESQLESEAEAFGRCSATGDFVEGITAFLEKRKPAFRGM; encoded by the coding sequence ATGGCCGATACCGTACTGCTCGACGTCTCGAACCGCGTCGCCACGCTCACGCTGAATCGCCCGGCGCAGCTCAACGCCTTGTCGATCGAGATGATGCAGGACCTGCTGGGAGTGGTGCGGGAGTTGCGCGATCTCAAGGATGTCGACGTCGTCGTGGTCGTCGGCGCCGGCGACCACTTCATGGCGGGCGGCGACCTGAAGGACTTCGCGACTCAGTTCCACCTCGGCCCGCAGGCGCGCATGGTGGCTTTCCGCGCGATCATCGAGAAGCACATCAACCCGGCCGTCGAGATGCTCCAGTCGCTGCACCAGCCCGTGATCGCGAAAGTGCGCGGCGCATGCGCCGGCTTCGGCCTGTCGCTGATGCTCGGCTGCGATCTGGCCCTATGCGCCGACAGCGCCAAATTCACGACCGCGTATTCATCGATCGGACTCGCGGCCGACGGCGGCCTGACGTATTTCCTGCCGCGCGTCGTCGGCAGCCGCAAGGCGCTGGAACTGCTGCTGCTTGCCGAGCGTTTCGACGCCACCGAGGCGCTGCGCCTCGGCCTCGTCAACCGCGTGCTGCCGTCCGCCGAGCTCGACGGCGAAACCGACAAGCTCGTCGCCCGGCTGCAGGCCGGTCCGCGCGAAGCCTACGGGGAGATCAAGCGCCTGGTCGCGAGCTCGTACGACACGCAGCTCGAATCGCAACTGGAGAGCGAAGCCGAAGCGTTCGGCCGCTGCAGCGCGACCGGCGATTTCGTCGAGGGCATCACGGCGTTCCTGGAAAAGCGCAAGCCTGCGTTCCGGGGGATGTGA
- a CDS encoding acetyl-CoA C-acyltransferase yields the protein MTRQVQDAYIVAATRTPVGRRNGMFAHVRPDDLLAHVLSAVVAKVPGLDTHEIADVIVGCAMPEAEQGMNVARIGLLLAGLPDNVPGITINRFCASGLQAVADAAARIRLGEADVMIAAGTESMSVMPQIMGNKVSLNPAIFANRDNVGIAFGMGLTAEKVAQQWKVSREDQDVFALHSNQRASAAIAGGHFRAEITPYTVRTHLPGDGGAVRVVERVCDTDEGPRPDASLDALAKLKPVFAARGSVTAGNSSQMSDGAGAVLLMSEAAMKRHGATPIARFVSYSVAGVPPQIMGIGPVEAIPRALAAGGVKLADVGWIELNEAFAAQSLAVIRELGLDPVRVNPFGGAIALGHPLGATGAIRTATVMSAMQRDPQLRYAMVTMCVGTGMGAAGVFERV from the coding sequence ATGACCAGACAAGTTCAGGACGCCTACATCGTCGCCGCGACGCGCACGCCGGTCGGGCGGCGCAACGGCATGTTCGCGCACGTGCGGCCCGACGACCTGCTCGCGCACGTGCTGTCGGCGGTCGTCGCCAAGGTGCCGGGACTCGACACGCACGAGATCGCGGATGTCATCGTCGGCTGCGCGATGCCGGAAGCCGAGCAGGGCATGAACGTCGCACGCATCGGCCTGTTGCTCGCCGGGCTGCCGGACAACGTGCCCGGCATCACGATCAACCGCTTCTGCGCGTCCGGGCTGCAGGCGGTCGCAGACGCCGCAGCGCGCATCCGCCTCGGCGAAGCCGACGTGATGATCGCCGCCGGCACCGAGTCGATGAGCGTGATGCCGCAGATCATGGGCAACAAGGTCAGCCTGAACCCGGCGATCTTCGCCAATCGCGACAACGTCGGCATCGCCTTCGGCATGGGGCTGACTGCCGAGAAAGTCGCGCAGCAGTGGAAAGTGAGCCGCGAAGACCAGGACGTTTTCGCGCTGCATTCGAACCAGCGCGCGTCCGCGGCGATCGCCGGCGGACATTTCCGCGCCGAAATCACGCCTTATACGGTCCGCACTCACCTGCCCGGCGACGGCGGGGCGGTGCGCGTCGTCGAGCGCGTCTGCGACACCGACGAAGGGCCGCGGCCGGACGCGTCACTCGACGCGCTGGCGAAGCTCAAGCCGGTGTTCGCCGCGCGCGGCTCGGTCACGGCCGGCAACAGCTCGCAGATGTCCGACGGCGCCGGCGCAGTGTTGCTGATGAGCGAGGCCGCGATGAAACGCCACGGAGCGACGCCGATCGCGCGTTTCGTCAGCTATTCGGTCGCCGGCGTGCCGCCGCAAATCATGGGCATCGGCCCGGTCGAAGCGATTCCGCGCGCGCTCGCCGCGGGCGGCGTGAAGCTCGCCGACGTCGGCTGGATCGAGCTCAACGAAGCGTTCGCCGCGCAGTCGCTGGCGGTGATCCGCGAGCTCGGGCTCGATCCGGTGCGAGTCAACCCGTTCGGCGGCGCGATCGCGCTCGGCCACCCGCTCGGCGCGACCGGCGCGATCCGCACCGCGACGGTGATGAGCGCGATGCAGCGCGATCCGCAGCTGCGTTACGCGATGGTGACGATGTGCGTCGGTACCGGCATGGGCGCGGCGGGAGTGTTCGAGCGGGTGTAA
- a CDS encoding 3-hydroxyacyl-CoA dehydrogenase/enoyl-CoA hydratase family protein, with protein sequence MSKLIIRKVAILGAGVMGAQIAAHCANADVPVVLFDLPAKDGPPNRVVDRAIAGLTKLDTAPLAAKSLAGHIDAANYDSDLERLRDCDLVIEAIAEKIEWKLDLYAKVAPYLRADAIFASNTSGLSIAKLAEGLPEALRPRFCGVHFFNPPRYMALVELIPAPATDPLMLDALEAWLVTRLGKSIVRAKDTPNFVANRVGVFSILAVMHHTARLGLGFDEVDALTGPLIGRPKSATYRTADVVGLDTLAHVIDTMGATLPDDPWHACFKQPDWLQALIGRGALGQKTRAGIYRKDGKKILVLDPKTGDYRPSRGDIVSEVATALQTLNTAEKFAWLGASGLPEAQFLWAIFRDLFHYCAVHLEDIADSARDIDLAMRWGFGWARGPFETWQAAGWADVAKAIQMDIDAGRAMAKEPLPAWVFLRGAVHEAAGSYSARDNVVKARPTLPVYRRQLYPDALLGEAPAERGETLWENGGDDDGVRLWTRPDVDARIGIVSFKAKLHAIGDAVIDGMCEAIARAERDLDGLVLWHDAPFAVGANLQQVAEACKAGEFALLDGKVAKFQQVSMAIRHAQVPVVAAVEGMALGGGCEFAMHAAHRVLALESYVGLVEAGVGLIPAGGGSKEFALQAHRRAQYAAGRDVFPFIQQSFQTIAMATVAKSALEAVQLGFAQPSDDVVMHTRELPYVAISRARAMFEAGWRAPLVNRAVTVAGRSGIATCELMLVNMAEGGFISEHDYKVAKAAATALCGGEVETNAQVGEQWILDVERALFIELLKTEKTQQRIAHLLETGKPLRN encoded by the coding sequence ATGAGCAAGCTGATCATCCGCAAGGTCGCCATCCTCGGCGCCGGCGTCATGGGGGCACAGATCGCGGCGCATTGCGCGAACGCCGATGTGCCGGTCGTGCTGTTCGACCTGCCGGCGAAGGACGGCCCGCCGAACCGCGTCGTCGACCGCGCGATCGCTGGCCTGACGAAGCTCGACACCGCGCCGCTCGCGGCGAAGAGTCTCGCCGGCCATATCGACGCCGCGAACTACGACAGCGATCTCGAGCGCCTGCGCGACTGCGATCTCGTCATCGAGGCGATCGCCGAGAAGATCGAATGGAAGCTCGACCTGTACGCGAAAGTCGCGCCGTATCTGCGCGCCGACGCGATCTTCGCGTCGAACACCTCGGGCCTGTCGATCGCGAAGCTCGCCGAAGGGCTTCCCGAAGCGCTGCGGCCGCGCTTCTGTGGCGTGCATTTCTTCAACCCGCCGCGCTACATGGCACTCGTCGAGCTGATCCCGGCGCCCGCGACCGACCCACTGATGCTCGACGCGCTCGAAGCGTGGCTCGTGACGCGGCTCGGCAAGTCGATCGTGCGCGCGAAAGACACGCCGAACTTCGTCGCGAACCGCGTCGGCGTGTTCTCGATTCTCGCGGTGATGCACCACACGGCACGGCTCGGCCTCGGCTTCGACGAAGTCGACGCGCTGACCGGCCCGCTGATCGGACGGCCGAAGAGCGCGACTTACCGCACCGCCGACGTCGTCGGTCTCGACACGCTCGCGCACGTCATCGACACGATGGGCGCGACCTTGCCCGACGACCCATGGCACGCGTGCTTCAAGCAGCCGGACTGGCTGCAGGCGCTGATCGGACGCGGTGCGCTCGGGCAGAAGACGCGTGCCGGCATCTACCGCAAGGACGGCAAGAAGATCCTCGTGCTCGATCCGAAGACGGGCGACTACCGCCCGAGCCGCGGCGACATCGTGTCGGAAGTCGCGACTGCGCTGCAGACGCTGAACACTGCCGAGAAGTTCGCGTGGCTCGGCGCGAGCGGGCTGCCCGAAGCGCAGTTCCTGTGGGCGATCTTCCGCGACCTGTTCCATTACTGTGCGGTGCATCTCGAGGACATCGCCGACAGCGCGCGCGACATCGACCTGGCGATGCGCTGGGGCTTCGGCTGGGCGCGCGGGCCGTTCGAGACCTGGCAGGCCGCAGGCTGGGCCGACGTCGCGAAAGCGATCCAGATGGACATCGACGCCGGCCGCGCGATGGCGAAAGAGCCGCTGCCGGCGTGGGTGTTCCTGCGCGGCGCGGTGCACGAGGCGGCAGGCTCGTATTCCGCGCGGGACAACGTCGTCAAGGCGCGCCCGACGCTGCCGGTATATCGTCGCCAGCTCTACCCGGACGCGCTGCTCGGCGAAGCGCCGGCCGAGCGCGGCGAAACGCTGTGGGAGAATGGTGGTGACGACGACGGCGTGCGCCTGTGGACGCGGCCCGACGTCGACGCACGCATCGGCATCGTGTCGTTCAAGGCGAAGCTGCACGCGATCGGTGACGCCGTCATTGACGGGATGTGTGAGGCGATCGCGCGCGCCGAGCGCGATCTCGACGGCCTCGTGCTGTGGCACGACGCGCCGTTCGCCGTCGGCGCGAACCTGCAGCAGGTCGCCGAAGCGTGCAAGGCCGGCGAGTTTGCGCTGCTCGACGGCAAGGTTGCGAAGTTCCAGCAGGTGTCGATGGCGATCCGCCACGCGCAAGTGCCGGTCGTCGCCGCAGTCGAGGGGATGGCGCTCGGCGGCGGCTGCGAGTTCGCGATGCATGCGGCGCACCGCGTGCTCGCGCTCGAGAGCTACGTCGGGCTCGTCGAAGCCGGCGTCGGCCTGATTCCGGCCGGCGGCGGTAGCAAGGAATTCGCGCTGCAGGCGCACCGGCGCGCGCAGTACGCCGCAGGGCGTGACGTGTTCCCGTTCATCCAGCAGAGCTTCCAGACGATCGCGATGGCGACCGTCGCGAAAAGCGCGCTCGAGGCAGTGCAGCTCGGCTTCGCGCAACCTTCGGACGACGTCGTGATGCATACGCGCGAACTGCCGTACGTCGCGATTTCCCGCGCGCGCGCGATGTTCGAGGCCGGCTGGCGCGCGCCGCTCGTCAACCGCGCGGTGACGGTCGCCGGGCGCAGCGGCATCGCGACCTGCGAGCTGATGCTCGTCAACATGGCCGAAGGCGGCTTCATCTCGGAACACGACTACAAGGTTGCGAAAGCCGCGGCGACCGCGCTGTGCGGCGGCGAAGTCGAGACGAATGCGCAGGTCGGCGAGCAGTGGATTCTCGACGTCGAGCGTGCGTTGTTCATCGAGCTGCTGAAAACCGAAAAGACGCAGCAGCGCATCGCGCACCTGCTCGAGACAGGCAAGCCGCTGCGCAACTGA